Below is a genomic region from Gallus gallus isolate bGalGal1 chromosome 10, bGalGal1.mat.broiler.GRCg7b, whole genome shotgun sequence.
CCAGGATAAGCAGGGTCCTGGCAGGCAGAGCCCCCTCACCCTGCAGGGCCGTTCCTGGCCGCTGCCCGTGGCCGTGTGCCCGCAGTGACATCGGAGGTCAGTATCGGGACGCTGCTGGGGGCAGGTGGGGCCGGCTGCCCTgcctggcactgcagctgtggcGTGGCGTGGGCGGCCCACAAGTGGTGAGGCTCCTTGAGCTCCCAGGAGGTGGCCAAATCCAGCTGCCGCTGCGAGCAGCGTCTGTCCTGCGCTGTCTCCTGGCTGGGGATGGCTGAGAGGGTGCGGTGGCTTTGGGTCAGGATGGTTCTGGCACAGGAACGCTCCCTGGCTCCGTGCACTGAGCTTCTTTGACGTGGCCGTGGCCTTGCCACATGCTCCTGGGACCGCCAGCCACGGCCACGGTGGCACCAGCAGATGTGAGATCTGCtcagtggggtgggatggatgggagCCATGGGAGGCAGCGggacagcccagcccagcactgtgtTTTGCCACATTGTGCCTGCACAGACCGGTTctggcccagctctgccctcctccaGCTGGTGCTCGAGCAGTCGCTGCAGCCTGGGCTCGCGGCTACAGGGAGAACCTCGGGGTCCTGACCTGGATGCACCCTCACCacaggagctggggggggggcaggctGGCCAGTGTGCACTGCACCCGGCGGTGGCTCCTGTGTGGGGCTTGTGGTTGGCAAGGGGAGGAGCAGGCGAGCTGCTCCTCTTGAGTGGCGGGATGTGCCTCCAGCAGGTTTGTCTGGAAGAAGCAGGTCTTGTCCTAACAGGCCCCCTGGCAGCCACCACAGGCTTCAGAGCTTCTGGGCTGGGTGAGCTCTGCGGGGTGTAGGGGCCCCACTGCCCTTCTGCGCTGTGCCCGCCGTGAGTGGCATCACCCTGATGCCCAGGCATGGGACCCCGTGGGGGGATGCAGCCCCCAAGTGCATCCCTATTCCGCTGCACTACTGCAAGGTAGGCCGTGGCTTAGGCAGGCACTGAGCCAATTGCCCTGGATTGTACCCAGGCTGCCAGGGCTGGGGAAAGGCTGCgccacacagccctgcactgtgCCATGCCTTCTGGGGAGCTCAGGGCCCTCGCAAGCATAGCAGGGCTGGTGCCAGCGGGGAGCTTCATTGGGAgtgctgtgtccctgtggggcCGTGACAGCATCACCGCTGCGCTCCCCGCGGTGACAGCAGGAAGTGGGGGGAGAAGCAGGGTTCTGCCCCAGCAGTACTGCTGGCACCGGGCAAAGCTCATGGCAGCTGACACCGGGCAGGGCTTCGGGCAGGTCGGGGCTTCCCGGTGAGCTGTGGGTCAGGGGTAAGGGAGTTGGCAGCGTGAGTAAGCCCGACGTGTCCCGCTGACACAGCTGGGTGCTCTGATTCAGAGGGCTGCTGGCTGAGAGGAAGAGCTTCCGGGACTGGGCCACCCACACGGGACAGGCTCTGCCTGCCCTGGCTGGCAGCCGCTGCTCAAGCCTGGTGcggggagctgctggggcaTGGCCAGGGAGCTCTGCCCCCAGCTCCACGGGCAGGGACCCCAGGGCTGGGCAGTGGGGCTCTGAGCCCCGGGGCTGTCCCCAGGGGCCAGGATGCCGCGGCAGTTCAGACTCTGCCCTCAGGTACTGTTACGGCCGTGTGCGGTTTGTGGCGGTGCCGAggtgcagcagcccagcccacaCTGACAGCCAAGGCCGGGAGATCGGGTCCTTCTGCAGCATCCACTTCCTTCCGTGCTTCCCAGCCAGTGCAGTGCCAGCGTGGTGCTCACGGCCCCAGGTGCTGTGCGGTGCTGATCCCTCGCTGTCCCCCTGCAGACTCAGCTGAGCGTGTGGTGCAGCGCTTCGAGGTGCCCGGGGTCTCCAACTACACGGCGCTGCTGCTGAGCCCGGATGGTGGCACGCTGTACCTGGGTGCACGTGAGGTGCTCTTTGCTGTCAACACCAGCCACTTCCAGCACGGCGTGCTGGCCCGCAGGGTGAGCCCACGTGCACGGTTCCAACACCACGAGTCCATGGAGAGGGCTGGGGACACTGAGCCCAGCTCTGGCGTGGGGTCCTGGTGCATTCTGCAGCTGGTCAGGGCAGTGCAGAGGCAGCTGCACCAGCTGTGCCGGCATTGGGTGCTCAGGCCCAGCTGCTGGGATCTATCTGGAATGGGATCGAGTGGAGCTGCTGATATTGGGACCGCAGAGGGGTGTTGGGGGCCCGTTGGTGATTGGGCTCTCAGTGACCATCccctctctgcagctgccttgGGGTGCGGATGAGGAGAAGAAGAGGCAGTGCGTGTTCAAGGGCAAGGACCCCCAGGTGAGCCCTGGTGTCTGGGATGTACTGTCTGGGCTGGGCAGTGCCCGGTGCCCACGTGCAGGGTGGCTGAGCCGCGTCTCCCCCCCTGCAGAGGGACTGTCACAACTACATCaagatgctgctgcagctgaacagcACCCACCTCTACACGTGCGGGACCTGTGCCTTCAGCCCCACCTGCGCCTACATCGTGAGCTGGGGAGAGGACGGGGGCCCTCTGGGGTCCCTGGAGTGGGAGTGGGGGGCACTGTGGCCTGCCCCCAGCTCACGGCCCCATCCCCTCGCAGAACGTGCAGCACTTCACCCTGGAGCGGGACGCGTTGGGAagggtgctgctggaggacgGGAAGGGACGCTGCCCCTTCGACCCCGAGTACCGCTCCACCGCCGTCATGGTCGGTAAGGCACgcgccctgcagccccacgaGAACAGAGCGGGGCTGTGGTCCCACAGGCAGCCCCCGTGgggagtggggctgcagggctgggccgGGTCCCAGCGCAGCATCTCTTTGGCAGACGGGGAGCTCTACGCTGGGACTGTCAGCAACTTCCAGGGCAATGAGCCCACCATCTACCGCAGCCAGGAGAGCCGCATTTCCCTGAAGACAGAGAACTCCCtcagctggctgcagggtgaGAGCCGGGGTGGGACGGTGGGCTGCGGGAGGCTCTGGGATGGAGGTGGGCGATGCTGAGTGTGCTGTTCTCCCAGACCCGGTGTTCGTGGGCTCAGCCTTCCTGCAGGAGAGCCTGCCTGCCGGCAACCCCGATGGCGATGATGACAAGGTCTACTTTTTCTTCAGCGAGACCGGCAAGGAGTTTGACTACTTTGAGAACACCATTGTGTCACGCATCGCACGCGTGTGCAAGGTGGGTGCAAGGCAGTGGGGACGTGGTGGGGGGAATGCGCCCAGGCTGTCACTCATCCCCGGAGCGTGGGGAGGACACGGGACCGCCCTGTGTATCTCTGTCTGCTGGTTCCCAGACGCCCTGGGAAGGAGCCTGCAGGAGACCCCTCTATGGCACttacagctctgcagtgcccagccCATGGCATCGGTAGCAGCAGCCTCCTTGCTGGAGGGCACACAGACCTATCCTCCTCCTGCACCGCATTTCCCTTCTCCTGGAAACActgctgtgcctgtgcctccccAAAACTGAGCTGCTCTGGTGCAGCTGCACGAGTGGGCAGAGCCCACTCACATTCACGGACATGGGGGGCATCTCGGAGCTCCTGCTGTGAGGCAGCCGCACTACCGTTGCCCATGCCCTGACCCCCAGTGCCCATACAGGGGGACCAGGGTGGGGAGCGGGTGCTGCAGCGGCGGTGGACGACGTTCCTGAAGGCGCAGCTGCTCTGCTCGCACCCCGAGGACGGCTTCCCCTTCAACGTGCTGCAGGACGTCTTTGTGCTCACGCCcggggagcagcgctggagggagACGCTCTTCTATGGGGTCTTCACATCGCAGTGGTGAGCGCAGGGCAGGACCggcagtgctgcctggggcagagcagggggcCTTGGCCACGCTCAGGTTCCCGAAGCCGCAGTGCTTGACCCTGCCgtgtgctgctctctgccaggAACAAGGGTGGCCTGGGCAGCTCGGCGGTGTGCGCCTTCCCCATGCACAGTGTGCAGAAGGCCTTTGGTGGGCTCTACAAGGAGGTGAACCGTGAGACCCAGCAGTGGTACACAGACACCAGCCCGGTACCAGAACCACGGCCAGGCACGGTGCGCACCCCGGGGTGCTTGTGTGGGAACGGGACGGGGCAGCCTCTGTCTGCCCGGCTCCTGGGAGCACAGCTACCCGTGGCCCCGGCCAATCTCCGCTCTCTCCACAGTGCATCACCAGCCACACGCGGCACCTGAAGATCAACTCGTCCCTGCAGATGCCGGACCGCGTGCTGAACTTCGTCAAAGACCACTTCCTGATGGACAGCCCGGTGCGCAGCCagccgctgctgctgcagagccgCCTGCGCTACCAGCAGATCGGCGTGCACCGCGTGCAGGGGCTGCGCGGCACCTACGACGTCCTATTCCTGGGCACGGGTGGGTGCAGCCCGGGGGCTGGGCGGCACCGGGGATGGGCGCTTtgagcccccagccctgctcagcacagccgCTGTGTTTGCAGACGATGGCCGCTTGCACAAGGCGGTGCGTGTGAACCACCGGGTGCACATCATCGAGGAGATCCGCCTTTTCCccactgggcagcccatccTGCAGTTGCTGCTGGACCACGAGCAGGCAGGAGCCGAGCATGGGGgtctggggctggggggggacgGCGTGGGCTATAAACCTGATGGTGGGTTGGGGGGTTGTCTTCCCATCCTTGCCAGACCTGCCCCATGCTGGAATTTGCAACTCCAAGCCTGGGGCTGGGGAGCCCATGAGGATTCAGGCATGCGGGGTCCATCCCCGCCGCAGGCATTGTGTGACCGACACTGCTGTGCCTCCTCCCCACAGGGCCTGGTCTATGCGGCCTCCTACACGGCAGTGGCTCAGGTGCCCTTCTCTAACTGCAGCCTGTACCGCAGCTGCGGTGAGTGTGTGCTGGCACGGGACCCCTTCTGTGCCTGGAGCCACGGCGCCTGCCGCAGCACCGCCCCGCACCCCCCGGCGCATCCCCAGTAAGTGCTGCCCCCCACCAGTGCGCCATCTTCCTCAGTGCTGCACtacccctgcagcccccacacCCCTGACCCTCCTCTCTGCCTCAGGCTGTGGGCTCAGGACATCGAAGGTGCCGAGACAGAGCggctctgccagccagccaaCGTGtcccagccccggccccgcgtcCTCCTGCCTCCAGGTGAGATCCTGCTCGTCCTCCCCAGCACGTGCAGTGCCGGGTCCCGCAGCCTCACTGACATCCCCACCTCTCTCCCGCAGCCTCGGGCACCCCATGCCAGCGGATCCAGCTGCCACCCAACGCGGTGCAGCCGCTGCCGTGCCGGCTGCTTTCCAACCTGGCATCGCGGCGCTGGCTGCACAACGGGACCCCCGTCAATGCCTCCTACCTGGTGCTGCCCGAGGGGGCTCTCATCCTGGTGGGCAGCCCGGAGCGCGCGGGCACATATGAGTGCTGGTCACTGGAGGAGGGCTTCCGCAAGCTGATGGCCAGCTACTGCGTGGCTGTGCAGGAGCCCGGCGGGAGGGGCTTCACCGCGCCGGAGACCGTCAGCACCTCGCGGAGCACTTCGGCCGTGGGCAGCATCGCGGCGCGGCTGGACGGCAAGA
It encodes:
- the SEMA4B gene encoding LOW QUALITY PROTEIN: semaphorin-4B isoform X1 (The sequence of the model RefSeq protein was modified relative to this genomic sequence to represent the inferred CDS: inserted 2 bases in 1 codon) yields the protein MVPRPALPVLAHSVLAALLLSAAQEPVPRVSLPYDSAERVVQRFEVPGVSNYTALLLSPDGGTLYLGAREVLFAVNTSHFQHGVLARRLPWGADEEKKRQCVFKGKDPQRDCHNYIKMLLQLNSTHLYTCGTCAFSPTCAYINVQHFTLERDALGRVLLEDGKGRCPFDPEYRSTAVMVDGELYAGTVSNFQGNEPTIYRSQESRISLKTENSLSWLQDPVFVGSAFLQESLPAGNPDGDDDKVYFFFSETGKEFDYFENTIVSRIARVCKGDQGGERVLQRRWTTFLKAQLLCSHPEDGFPFNVLQDVFVLTPGEQRWRETLFYGVFTSQWNKGGLGSSAVCAFPMHSVQKAFGGLYKEVNRETQQWYTDTSPVPEPRPGTCITSHTRHLKINSSLQMPDRVLNFVKDHFLMDSPVRSQPLLLQSRLRYQQIGVHRVQGLRGTYDVLFLGTDDGRLHKAVRVNHRVHIIEEIRLFPTGQPILQLLLDHEQGLVYAASYTAVAQVPFSNCSLYRSCGECVLARDPFCAWSHGACRSTAPHPPAHPQLWAQDIEGAETERLCQPANVSQPRPRVLLPPASGTPCQRIQLPPNAVQPLPCRLLSNLASRRWLHNGTPVNASYLVLPEGALILVGSPERAGTYECWSLEEGFRKLMASYCVAVQEPGGRGFTAPETVSTSRSTSAVGSIAARLDGKTYWTEFLVMSGLFAAAMLVLILFLLHRHCDGVKALVEPGGXAGRHQKAPRKPVESLPLNGSNLPNAAPEHKGYQALQDNYIVSTPVHEPPGTTRAFSESEKRPLHVRDSFVEVSPACQRPRVRLGSEIQDSVV